A genomic stretch from Gopherus flavomarginatus isolate rGopFla2 chromosome 3, rGopFla2.mat.asm, whole genome shotgun sequence includes:
- the OSTC gene encoding oligosaccharyltransferase complex subunit OSTC, whose amino-acid sequence METLYRVPFAVLQCPNIKLKRPSWVHTPSAMTVYALVVVSYFLITGGIIYDVIVEPPSVGSMTDEHGHQRPVAFLAYRVNGQYIMEGLASSFLFTMGGLGFIILDRSNAPNIPKLNRFLLLFIGFVSVLLSFFMARVFMRMKLPGYLMG is encoded by the exons ATGGAGACGCTCTACCGGGTGCCGTTCGCGGTGCTCCAGTGCCCCAACATCAAGCTGAAGCGGCCGAGCTGGGTGCACACGCCCTCGGCCATGACTGTCTACGCGCTGGTGGTGGTGTCCTACTTCCTCATCACTGGAG gaataaTCTATGATGTGATTGTAGAACCTCCAAGTGTTGGGTCTATGACCGATGAACATGGACATCAGAGACCAGTGGCCTTCTTGGCATACAG AGTAAATGGACAGTATATTATGGAAGGACTCGCATCCAGCTTCCTTTTCACAATGGGAGGCTTAGGTTTCATAATTCTGGACCGATCCAATGCACCAAATATCCCAAAGCTCAATAGATTTCTGTTGCTTTTTATTGGATTTGTCAGCGTCCTGTTGAGCTTCTTCATGGCAAGAGTTTTCATGCGGATGAAATTGCC GGGATACTTGATGGGTTAG